A window of the Cicer arietinum cultivar CDC Frontier isolate Library 1 chromosome 6, Cicar.CDCFrontier_v2.0, whole genome shotgun sequence genome harbors these coding sequences:
- the LOC101508374 gene encoding LOW QUALITY PROTEIN: 5-oxoprolinase 1 (The sequence of the model RefSeq protein was modified relative to this genomic sequence to represent the inferred CDS: inserted 1 base in 1 codon) codes for MGSVTEGQLRFCIDRGGTFTDVYAEIPGHRNGKVLKLLSVDPLNYDDAPVEGIRRILEEFTGEKIPRSSKIPTEKIEWIRMGTTVATNALLERKGERIAVCVTQGFRDLLQIGNQARPSIFDLTVSKPSNLYEDVVEVEERIELVQTNQEEENQGSSSSPLVKGVSGELIKIVKPLNEEALKPVLKNLLEKGISCLAVVLMHSYTYPQHEQQVERLALSLGFRHVSISSALSPMVRAVPRGLTASVDAYLTPVIKDYLSGFISKFDEGLGKLNVLFMQSDGGLAPESTFSGHKAILSGPAGGVVGYSQTLFSLETEKPLIGFDMGGTSTDVSRYAGSYEQVLETQIAGAIIQAPQLDINTVAAGGGSKLKFQFGAFQVGPESVGAHPGPVCYRKGGELAITDANLVLGYVIPDYFPSIFGPNENQPLDVKSTREEFEKLAMNINAYRKNQDSSAKDMAVEEIALGFVDVANETMCRPIRQLTEMKGHETKNHALACFGGAGPQHACAIARSLGMKEVLIHKFCGILSAYGMGLANVVEEAQEPYAAVYGTESTIEASQREAVLLRQVKQKLQNQGFKEENISTETYLNLRYEGTDTAIMVKRQIVEDGIPFDYDTEFMRLFQXXXXXXXXXXXVICDVRVRGIGVTNILRPQAIEPVSGSPIVEGYYKVYFGNGWQETPLYKLEKMGYGHMVSGPAIIMNGNSTVIVEPNCRAIITKYGNIKIEIDSPLNSIKISDKVADVVQLSIFNHRFMGIAEQMGRTLQRTSISTNIKERLDFSCALFDPNGGLVANAPHVPVHLGAMSSTVRWQLNYWGGNLNEGDVLVTNHPSAGGSHLPDITVVTPVFFNGKLVFFVANRGHHAEIGGITPGSMPPFSKTIWEEGAAIKAFKLVEKGIFQEEGIVKLLQFPSSDDRGNKIRGTRRIQDNLSDLQAQVAANQRGICLVQELIEQYGLETVQAYMNYVQMNAEGAVREMLKSVGRRISSKPNENSVTIEEEDYMDDGSVIHLKLSIDSNKGEAVFDFGGTSAEVYGNWNAPEAVTAAAVIYCIRCLVDVDIPLNQGCLAPVKILIPEGSFLSPSDNAAVVGGNVLTSQRVTDVVFTAFQACACSQGCMNNLTFGDDTFGYYETIGGGSGAGPTWEGTSGVQCHMTNTRMTDPEIFEQRYPVILHKFGLRSNSGGDGFHKGGDGLIREIEFRRPVTVSILSERRVHAPRGLKGGKDGARGANYILKKDKRKIYLGGKNSVEVLPGETLQILTPGGGGWGSPV; via the exons ATGGGAAGTGTTACTGAAGGGCAGTTAAGGTTTTGTATTGACAGAGGCGGCACCTTTACTGATGTTTATGCAGAAATCCCAGGTCATCGTAATGGGAAGGTTCTGAAGCTTTTGTCGGTTGATCCTTTGAACTATGATGATGCACCGGTTGAAGGGATAAGGAGGATCCTTGAAGAGTTCACCGGTGAGAAAATTCCACGCAGCTCAAAAATACCGACTGAGAAGATTGAGTGGATAAGGATGGGTACAACTGTGGCAACAAATGCTCTTCTAGAGCGCAAGGGAGAAAGGATTGCCGTGTGTGTGACTCAAGGTTTTCGTGATTTGCTCCAGATTGGTAACCAGGCTCGACCCAGCATATTTGACCTTACTGTGTCAAAGCCTTCAAATCTCTATGAAGATGTTGTAGAGGTGGAAGAGAGAATTGAACTAGTTCAGACaaatcaagaagaagaaaatcaggGTTCTTCTTCTTCACCACTTGTTAAAGGTGTTTCTGGAGAGCTTATCAAAATTGTAAAGCCTCTTAATGAAGAAGCGTTGAAGCCTGTACTGAAAAATTTACTGGAAAAAGGAATTAGTTGTCTGGCTGTTGTTTTGATGCACTCATACACTTATCCGCAGCATGAACAGCAGGTTGAGAGGTTAGCGTTGAGTCTGGGATTCAGACATGTCTCTATATCATCTGCTTTGTCTCCCATGGTTCGTGCTGTTCCTCGTGGTCTAACAGCTAGTGTGGATGCTTATCTGACCCCAGTTATTAAAGATTACCTGTCTGGATTCATCTCCAAATTTGATGAGGGACTTGGCaagttgaatgttttgtttATGCAATCAGATGGCGGACTAGCGCCAGAGAGTACCTTCTCGGGGCACAAAGCGATTCTGTCTGGCCCTGCCGGTGGAGTTGTTGGTTACTCACAGACTCTTTTCAGTCTCGAAACAGAAAAGCCACTGATTGGGTTTGATATGGGAGGTACATCCACAGATGTGAGTCGATATGCTGGAAGTTATGAACAAGTGCTGGAAACCCAAATTGCTGGTGCCATAATTCAAGCACCTCAGCTTGACATAAACACAGTGGCTGCTGGAGGTGGTTCAAAGTTGAAGTTCCAATTTGGTGCGTTTCAAGTTGGACCAGAATCAGTTGGAGCACACCCAGGTCCTGTGTGTTATCGAAAAGGTGGAGAGTTAGCAATTACAGATGCCAATCTAGTTCTAGGTTACGTCATTCCTGATTATTTCCCATCCATATTTGGGCCAAATGAGAACCAGCCTCTTGATGTCAAGTCAACAAGAGAAGAATTTGAGAAGCTTGCCATGAATATAAATGCCTATAGAAAGAATCAGGATTCATCTGCAAAAGACATGGCGGTGGAAGAGATCGCACTTGGCTTTGTGGATGTTGCTAATGAGACAATGTGTCGTCCAATAAGGCAGTTGACTGAAATGAAGGGCCATGAGACAAAGAACCATGCACTTGCTTGCTTTGGAGGTGCTGGACCTCAGCATGCTTGTGCTATAGCTAGGTCTCTAGGTATGAAAGAAGTGCTTATTCACAAATTTTGCGGGATCTTAAGTGCGTATGGAATGGGGTTGGCGAATGTTGTAGAAGAGGCGCAGGAGCCTTATGCTGCAGTTTATGGAACAGAGTCTACTATTGAAGCTTCACAGCGTGAAGCTGTGTTACTGAGACAAGTTAAGCAGAAGTTGCAAAATCAAGGATTTAAAGAGGAGAATATTTCAACAGagacatatttaaacttgaGATATGAAGGCACAGACACTGCCATCATGGTCAAAAGACAAATAGTTGAAGATGGAATACCATTTGACTATGATACTGAGTTTATGAGACTGTTTC CNNNNNNNNNNNNNNNNNNNNNNNNNNNNNNTGTGATCTGTGATGTTAGAGTTCGTGGTATAGGAGTTACCAATATATTGAGGCCACAGGCCATAGAACCTGTCTCTGGAAGTCCTATAGTTGAAGGCTACTATAAGGTTTACTTTGGAAATGGTTGGCAGGAAACACCTCTCTATAAGCTTGAAAAGATGGGGTATGGCCATATGGTGTCTGGCCCAGCAATCATCATGAATGGTAATAGCACTGTGATTGTAGAACCCAACTGTAGAGCCATTATAACCAAATATGGAAacatcaaaattgaaattgattcaCCTTTGAACAGCATTAAAATATCAGATAAAGTTGCAGATGTTGTACAACTCTCTATTTTCAATCACAGATTTATGGGAATAGCCGAGCAGATGGGAAGGACTTTGCAAAGAACTTCAATTTCGACAAACATCAAAGAACGGCTTGATTTTTCTTGTGCTCTATTTGATCCTAATGGGGGCCTTGTTGCAAATGCACCTCATGTTCCTGTCCACCTAGGAGCAATGTCTAGTACGGTTCGGTGGCAACTCAATTATTGGGGTGGCAATTTGAATGAAGGAGATGTTTTGGTTACTAATCATCCTTCAGCCGGAGGTAGCCATCTTCCTGATATAACTGTTGTTACACCTGTTTTTTTTAATGGGAAGTTGGTATTTTTTGTTGCGAATAGAGGGCATCATGCAGAGATTGGGGGTATTACTCCTGGAAGCATGCCTCCATTTTCAAAGACCATATGGGAGGAAGGAGCTGCCATTAAGGCATTTAAACTTGTTGAAAAAGGCATCTTTCAAGAAGAGGGGATCGTTAAACTTTTACAATTCCCAAGCTCTGATGACCGTGGAAATAAGATCCGAGGAACTCGCAGGATTCAAGATAACTTATCAGATTTGCAAGCGCAAGTAGCTGCAAATCAAAGAGGAATTTGTCTAGTTCAAGAGCTTATTGAGCAGTATGGACTGGAAACTGTTCAAGCTTACATGAATTATGTACAGATGAACGCAGAAGGAGCAGTAAGAGAGATGCTGAAGTCAGTTGGTCGAAGGATTTCATCGAAGCCAAATGAAAACTCCGTGACAATTGAAGAAGAGGACTACATGGATGATGGATCTGTTATTCATTTGAAACTGAGCATTGACTCTAACAAAGGAGAAGCAGTTTTTGATTTTGGTGGGACAAGCGCTGAAGTTTATGGTAATTGGAATGCACCAGAAGCTGTAACAGCTGCAGCTGTCATATATTGCATTCGGTGTTTAGTAGATGTTGACATTCCTCTCAATCAAGGCTGTTTGGCTCCAGTGAAGATTCTTATTCCAGAAGGCTCTTTTCTCTCTCCTAGTGATAATGCAGCTGTAGTTGGTGGTAATGTCCTTACATCTCAGAGAGTCACCGATGTTGTATTTACTGCATTTCAGGCTTGTGCTTGTTCACAAGGTTGTATGAATAATCTCACATTTGGAGATGATACTTTTGGGTACTATGAAACCATTGGAGGTGGGAGTGGGGCTGGTCCTACATGGGAAGGAACCAGTGGGGTACAGTGCCACATGACAAATACAAGAATGACTGATCCAGAGATATTTGAGCAAAGATATCCTGTGATTCTGCACAAGTTTGGACTTAGATCAAACAGTGGGGGAGATGGATTTCACAAAGGTGGTGATGGGCTTATCAGGGAAATAGAATTTAGGCGCCCAGTTACTGTCAGCATTCTTTCTGAGAGACGTGTTCATGCACCGAGGGGGCTTAAGGGAGGGAAAGACGGTGCACGTGGTGCTAATTACATTCTAAAGAAAGATAAGCGGAAGATTTATCTTGGTGGTAAGAATTCTGTTGAGGTGCTTCCTGGAGAAACTCTTCAGATTTTGACTCCTGGGGGCGGCGGATGGGGTTCTCCAGTGTAA
- the LOC101509326 gene encoding uncharacterized protein, translated as MASNKSFITSLLFLVTISSMNMISLEARHLLQTTTQPNLPNIPTLPNPTTTLPPLPSIPTLPQANLPPFPTIPSMPKLTMPPLPSFPTNIPTLPSLNIPPLPATSLPNIPSIIPTTFPSIPFFSPPPSTSTP; from the coding sequence ATGGCATCAAACAAATCCTTCATCACATCTTTACTTTTTCTTGTGACCATCTCAAGCATGAACATGATAAGCCTTGAAGCTCGCCATCTTTTGCAAACAACAACACAACCAAATTTGCCTAACATTCCCACTTTGCCAAATCCCACAACAACATTGCCACCTTTGCCTTCAATTCCAACATTGCCTCAAGCAAATCTTCCTCCATTCCCTACCATTCCATCTATGCCTAAGCTCACTATGCCACCACTTCCAAGCTTTCCTACCAATATTCCAACACTTCCATCTCTCAACATTCCACCATTGCCAGCCACTTCACTTCCCAACATTCCTTCAATTATCCCAACCACTTTCCCATCCATCCCATTTTTCTCTCCACCTCCTTCAACCTCTACCCCTTAA
- the LOC140918590 gene encoding uncharacterized protein: protein MASSKSFITSLLFLVTISSMSISLEGRHLLQTTTQPNFPNIPTLPNAKTTLPPLPSIPTLPQGNLPPLPTIPSLPKVTLPPLPSFPTNIPTLPSLNIPPSAATSLPNIPSIPTTFPSIPFFSPPPSTSSP from the coding sequence ATGGCCTCAAGCAAATCCTTCATCACATCATTACTTTTTCTTGTGACCATCTCAAGCATGAGCATAAGCCTAGAAGGTCGCCATCTTTTGCAAACAACTACACAACCAAATTTTCCAAACATTCCCACTTTGCCAAATGCCAAAACAACATTGCCACCTTTGCCTTCAATTCCAACATTGCCTCAAGGAAATCTTCCTCCATTGCCTACCATTCCATCTCTGCCTAAAGTCACTTTGCCGCCACTTCCAAGCTTTCCTACCAATATTCCAACACTTCCATCTCTCAACATTCCACCATCGGCAGCAACTTCCCTTCCCAACATTCCTTCAATCCCAACCACTTTCCCATCCATCCCATTTTTCTCTCCACCACCTTCAACCTCTAGCCCTTAA
- the LOC101509006 gene encoding uncharacterized protein isoform X2 translates to MEGGNRAEAERWLYTANKLLSARDLHGARSFAIRARESDPTFDASELLLAVIDTLLAGESRINDHHRDWYGILQILRYTTNIDHIANQYRRLALLLDPNRNPFAFSGHAFSLVHDAWSVLSNTAKKALYDSDLRLLTSPPAPPQHQPPPQPVPQHQQYPPPNLTPKKNPRSKDAATEPTRQNRNPNESTESTRQTRTASAAETEGSISFWTLCPYCYVYYEYPKGYEECALRCQSCRRGFHAVVIRSPPLNEIDSSFCTWGFFPLGFSGDLKDVNGASSNWNPLCPLFPFPSKSSNKKKSWVYYDEEAAAAFIDISDPSDDDSDDGDWRHGSGSGKNKGVKRSRVSGKKYRKDSANASGSARREAGERPRRNATGAAGNGNGNENENSVGAVDAAASGVKLDSSKKAVPGSSRRRGAGNLGKLDLNVEFSNEVEEPSRGVRAREGNATGNAEDNIEGIGFFEGLDEFLSSLPILNVVGDDKS, encoded by the exons ATGGAAGGTGGGAATAGAGCCGAAGCTGAGCGGTGGCTTTACACCGCCAACAAGCTTCTAAGCGCACGTGACCTGCACGGTGCTCGCTCCTTCGCAATCCGTGCCCGCGAATCTGACCCTACTTTCGACGCCTCCGAGCTTCTCCTTGCTGTCATCGACACTCTCCTTGCCGGTGAATCGCGGATCAACGACCACCACCGCGATTGGTACGGAATCCTCCAAATCCTCCGTTACACCACCAACATCGATCACATCGCTAATCAATACCGTCGTCTCGCACTCCTTCTTGACCCTAACCGGAACCCCTTCGCCTTCTCCGGCCATGCCTTTTCTCTTGTCCATGATGCTTGGTCTGTTCTCTCCAACACTGCCAAGAAGGCTTTGTACGATAGCGACTTACGATTGCTCACTTCCCCGCCGGCTCCTCCGCAGCATCAGCCTCCGCCACAACCTGTGCCTCAGCATCAGCAGTATCCGCCTCCTAACCTGACGCCGAAGAAAAACCCGAGATCTAAAGACGCCGCGACAGAGCCGACTAGGCAGAATCGAAACCCTAACGAATCCACTGAGTCGACTCGGCAGACTCGGACAGCGAGTGCTGCTGAAACGGAAGGTAGCATTAGCTTCTGGACCTTGTGTCCTTACTGTTACGTTTATTATGAGTATCCGAAGGGTTACGAAGAGTGTGCCCTGCGGTGCCAGAGTTGTCGGAGGGGGTTTCATGCGGTGGTGATACGTTCACCACCTTTGAACGAGATTGATTCTTCGTTTTGTACATGGGGTTTTTTCCCTTTAGGGTTTTCAGGGGATTTGAAAGATGTTAATGGGGCTTCTTCTAATTGGAACCCGTTATGCCCTCTATTTCCATTCCCTTCGAAATCGTCCAATAAGAAAAAGAGTTGGGTTTACTACGATGAAGAGGCTGCTGCGGCGTTTATCGATATTTCTGATCCTAGTGATGATGATTCTGATGATGGGGATTGGAGGCATGGTAGTGGTAGTGGTAAGAATAAAGGGGTCAAGAGGTCAAGAGTTAGTGGTAAAAAGTATAGGAAAGATTCTGCTAATGCTAGTGGTAGTGCTAGGAGGGAAGCTGGGGAGAGACCTAGGAGGAATGCTACTGGTGCTGCAGGGAATGGGAATGGGAATGAGAATGAGAACAGTGTTGGGGCTGTTGATGCTGCTGCTAGTGGTGTAAAGCTAGATTCTAGTAAGAAAGCTGTACCGGGTAGTTCAAGAAGGAGGGGTGCTGGAAACTTGGGGAAGTTGGATTTGAATGTGGAGTTCAGTAATGAGGTGGAGGAGCCTTCCCGTGGAGTGCGTGCCCGTGAAGGGAATGCAACTGGCAATGCTGAGGATAATATTGAAGGGATTGGGTTTTTTGAGGGTCTTGATGAGTTCCTCAGTAGCTTACCCATTCTCAATGTTGTGGGAGATGATAAG AGTTAA
- the LOC101509006 gene encoding uncharacterized protein isoform X1 — protein MEGGNRAEAERWLYTANKLLSARDLHGARSFAIRARESDPTFDASELLLAVIDTLLAGESRINDHHRDWYGILQILRYTTNIDHIANQYRRLALLLDPNRNPFAFSGHAFSLVHDAWSVLSNTAKKALYDSDLRLLTSPPAPPQHQPPPQPVPQHQQYPPPNLTPKKNPRSKDAATEPTRQNRNPNESTESTRQTRTASAAETEGSISFWTLCPYCYVYYEYPKGYEECALRCQSCRRGFHAVVIRSPPLNEIDSSFCTWGFFPLGFSGDLKDVNGASSNWNPLCPLFPFPSKSSNKKKSWVYYDEEAAAAFIDISDPSDDDSDDGDWRHGSGSGKNKGVKRSRVSGKKYRKDSANASGSARREAGERPRRNATGAAGNGNGNENENSVGAVDAAASGVKLDSSKKAVPGSSRRRGAGNLGKLDLNVEFSNEVEEPSRGVRAREGNATGNAEDNIEGIGFFEGLDEFLSSLPILNVVGDDKGFAMLYVEATFCTMLYGTCLVFFSFHHILTSLFDRGLKTSSFVLKGNFSV, from the exons ATGGAAGGTGGGAATAGAGCCGAAGCTGAGCGGTGGCTTTACACCGCCAACAAGCTTCTAAGCGCACGTGACCTGCACGGTGCTCGCTCCTTCGCAATCCGTGCCCGCGAATCTGACCCTACTTTCGACGCCTCCGAGCTTCTCCTTGCTGTCATCGACACTCTCCTTGCCGGTGAATCGCGGATCAACGACCACCACCGCGATTGGTACGGAATCCTCCAAATCCTCCGTTACACCACCAACATCGATCACATCGCTAATCAATACCGTCGTCTCGCACTCCTTCTTGACCCTAACCGGAACCCCTTCGCCTTCTCCGGCCATGCCTTTTCTCTTGTCCATGATGCTTGGTCTGTTCTCTCCAACACTGCCAAGAAGGCTTTGTACGATAGCGACTTACGATTGCTCACTTCCCCGCCGGCTCCTCCGCAGCATCAGCCTCCGCCACAACCTGTGCCTCAGCATCAGCAGTATCCGCCTCCTAACCTGACGCCGAAGAAAAACCCGAGATCTAAAGACGCCGCGACAGAGCCGACTAGGCAGAATCGAAACCCTAACGAATCCACTGAGTCGACTCGGCAGACTCGGACAGCGAGTGCTGCTGAAACGGAAGGTAGCATTAGCTTCTGGACCTTGTGTCCTTACTGTTACGTTTATTATGAGTATCCGAAGGGTTACGAAGAGTGTGCCCTGCGGTGCCAGAGTTGTCGGAGGGGGTTTCATGCGGTGGTGATACGTTCACCACCTTTGAACGAGATTGATTCTTCGTTTTGTACATGGGGTTTTTTCCCTTTAGGGTTTTCAGGGGATTTGAAAGATGTTAATGGGGCTTCTTCTAATTGGAACCCGTTATGCCCTCTATTTCCATTCCCTTCGAAATCGTCCAATAAGAAAAAGAGTTGGGTTTACTACGATGAAGAGGCTGCTGCGGCGTTTATCGATATTTCTGATCCTAGTGATGATGATTCTGATGATGGGGATTGGAGGCATGGTAGTGGTAGTGGTAAGAATAAAGGGGTCAAGAGGTCAAGAGTTAGTGGTAAAAAGTATAGGAAAGATTCTGCTAATGCTAGTGGTAGTGCTAGGAGGGAAGCTGGGGAGAGACCTAGGAGGAATGCTACTGGTGCTGCAGGGAATGGGAATGGGAATGAGAATGAGAACAGTGTTGGGGCTGTTGATGCTGCTGCTAGTGGTGTAAAGCTAGATTCTAGTAAGAAAGCTGTACCGGGTAGTTCAAGAAGGAGGGGTGCTGGAAACTTGGGGAAGTTGGATTTGAATGTGGAGTTCAGTAATGAGGTGGAGGAGCCTTCCCGTGGAGTGCGTGCCCGTGAAGGGAATGCAACTGGCAATGCTGAGGATAATATTGAAGGGATTGGGTTTTTTGAGGGTCTTGATGAGTTCCTCAGTAGCTTACCCATTCTCAATGTTGTGGGAGATGATAAG GGTTTTGCAATGTTATATGTTGAGGCCACTTTCTGTACCATGTTGTATGGAACATGTCTAGTCTTCTTTTCGTTTCATCACATCCTTACAAGTCTGTTTGATCGAGGCTTAAAGACATCATCCTTTGTCTTAAAAGGCAATTTCTCGGTGTAA
- the LOC101509640 gene encoding uncharacterized protein, which yields MASSKSFITYLLFLVTISSMNMMSLEARHLLQTTTQPNLPNIPTLPNPTTTLPPLPSIPTLPQANLPPLPTIPSLPKVTLPPLPSFPTNIPTLPSLNIPPLPATSLPNIPSIIPTTFPSIPFFSPPPSTSTP from the coding sequence ATGGCATCAAGCAAATCCTTCATCACATATTTACTTTTTCTTGTGACCATCTCAAGCATGAACATGATGAGCCTTGAAGCTCGCCATCTTTTGCAAACAACAACACAACCAAATTTGCCTAACATTCCCACTTTGCCAAATCCCACAACAACATTGCCACCTTTGCCTTCAATTCCAACATTGCCTCAAGCAAATCTTCCTCCATTGCCTACCATTCCATCTCTGCCTAAAGTCACTTTGCCGCCACTTCCAAGCTTTCCTACCAATATTCCAACACTTCCATCTCTCAACATTCCACCATTGCCAGCCACTTCACTTCCCAACATTCCTTCAATTATCCCAACCACTTTCCCATCCATCCCATTTTTCTCTCCACCTCCTTCAACCTCTACCCCTTAA
- the LOC113783899 gene encoding uncharacterized protein: MEGGNRAEAERWLYTANKLLSARDLHGARSFAIRARESDPTFDASELLLAVTDTLLAGEARITDHHRDWYGILQSIRYTTNIEHIANQYRRLAFLLDPNWNPFAYSGHAFSLIHDAWSVLSNSAKKAMYDSDLRLLTSPPAPALLPPPPLLAHPQPIPLPAPQHPPLPPLVAQHLQYPPPNPTPRKNPRQKDGATEATRQNQNPSEPAESTQQTPTASATETEGNVSFWTLCPYCYVYYEYPKRYEECALRCQSCRRAFHAVVVRSPPLNEIDSSFCTWGFFPLGFSGDSKDVNGTSSNWNPICPLFPCASKSNKKKSWVYYDEEAAAAFIDISDPSDDDSDDSDWRGDSGVMRGVKRSRANGRRVGGERPRRSATAAAGNGNGNGNGNGNGNENENNVGAVDAAGGVEPDSTKKLVPVNSRRKGDGNLGKLDLNVEFSNEAEEPFRGVRDHEGNVTGNAEDNIEGIGFFEGLDEFLSSLPILNVVGDDKVKSHD; this comes from the coding sequence ATGGAGGGTGGAAACAGAGCCGAAGCTGAACGCTGGCTTTACACTGCTAACAAACTACTTAGCGCACGTGACTTGCATGGTGCACGCTCCTTCGCTATCCGTGCTCGTGAATCCGACCCTACCTTCGACGCCTCTGAGCTTCTCCTTGCTGTCACCGACACTCTCCTCGCCGGAGAAGCAAGGATTACCGACCACCACCGTGACTGGTACGGAATACTCCAAAGCATTCGCTACACTACCAACATCGAACATATCGCTAATCAGTACCGCCGTCTAGCTTTTCTCCTTGACCCAAATTGGAACCCCTTCGCCTACTCCGGCCACGCCTTTTCACTTATTCATGATGCTTGGTCCGTTCTATCCAACTCTGCCAAGAAGGCCATGTACGATAGCGACCTACGGTTGCTCACTTCCCCGCCGGCGCCGGCGCTTCTTCCGCCACCGCCATTGTTGGCTCATCCTCAGCCTATTCCTCTACCGGCGCCACAGCATCCTCCTCTTCCGCCATTGGTGGCTCAACATCTACAGTATCCTCCTCCTAACCCAACGCCGAGGAAAAACCCAAGACAGAAAGACGGCGCGACAGAGGCGACTCGGCAAAATCAAAACCCTAGCGAGCCAGCCGAGTCGACTCAGCAGACACCAACGGCGAGTGCTACTGAAACGGAAGGTAACGTTAGCTTCTGGACTTTATGCCCTTACTGTTACGTTTATTATGAGTATCCGAAGAGGTACGAAGAGTGTGCCCTGCGGTGCCAGAGTTGTCGGAGGGCGTTTCATGCAGTGGTGGTACGTTCACCGCCGTTGAACGAGATAGATTCTTCGTTTTGTACTTGGGGATTTTTCCCGTTAGGGTTTTCAGGCGATTCGAAAGATGTGAACGGGACTTCTTCAAATTGGAACCCGATATGCCCTCTATTTCCATGCGCTTCGAAATCCAATAAGAAAAAGAGTTGGGTTTACTATGATGAAGAGGCTGCTGCGGCGTTTATCGATATCTCTGATCCCAGTGATGATGATTCCGATGATTCTGATTGGAGGGGTGATAGTGGTGTGATGAGAGGGGTGAAGAGGTCAAGGGCTAATGGTAGAAGGGTAGGTGGAGAGAGACCTAGGAGAAGTGCTACTGCTGCGGCAGGGAATGGTAATGGGAATGGGAATGGGAATGGGAATGGGAATGAGAATGAGAACAATGTTGGGGCTGTTGATGCTGCTGGTGGTGTAGAGCCCGATTCTACTAAGAAACTTGTGCCCGTTAATTCGAGGAGGAAGGGTGATGGGAACTTGGGGAAGTTGGATTTGAATGTGGAGTTCAGTAATGAGGCGGAGGAGCCTTTCCGGGGAGTGCGTGACCATGAAGGGAATGTGACCGGCAATGCTGAGGATAATATTGAAGGGATTGGGTTTTTTGAGGGTCTTGATGAGTTCCTCAGTAGCTTACCCATTCTCAATGTGGTAGGAGATGATAAGGTTAAAAGTCATGATTAG